The nucleotide window GTGCGGTCGGTCGCGGTGTGGCGGGTGATGTCCGCGATCACGATGTCGCCGTCGTAGATGGCGTTTTTGATGTCGATGACGTCGCGCTGGCCCTCGATGCGCGCGATGTGCACCTGTGTCGAGGCCTCCTCGACGCCACCCTCGACGTCGTCGATGTCGAGGGGGACGTACTCGCCGCCGGCCTGGCGCTGTCGGGAGCTGCCACCCCCGAGAATGTCGTCCATGAGTCCCATGCGCCCACGCAGATCGGATTCGGTATATCTCTTACGACCCCTCAACGACTGCTGGCCGGAGTGTTCTTATGACACCTAGCCGTACCGATCGTGTGACGACCGTCGAGCCCACCCGAACCCGCGAGGCCGTTCGTGCCGATCTGCTCGCGGTGTTCCGTATCGAGAAGGCCTCGTTCGCCCAACCGTGGCCCTACCGTGCGTTCGAGCGCTTTCTCGGAATTCCGGGCTTTCTCGTCGTCGACGTCGACGACGGCGGTGAGACGGGCGCGATCGCCGGCTACGTCGTCGCCGACAGCGAACGCCAGCGCGGCCGGCCGGTCGGCCACCTCAAGGACATCGCGGTCGATCCAAGCTATCGCGGACGGGGGATCGGCGCGACGCTGCTCGAACGCGCCCTCGACGCGATGTACCGCCAACAGGTCGGACGGGTGAAACTCGAAGTCCGCGAGAGCAACGAGCCCGCACTCGCGCTCTACCGACAATATGGCTTCGTCCACCGCAGCACCGCGACGGGCTACTACGCCGACGGCGAGGACGCGCTCGTGCTCGTCCGCGAGTTCGACTGACGCTACTGTCGGAGGGATACCACGACCATCGCACAGGTCGACTCGCTTCCCGTCCCGACGTTTGCGAGGGCGGCTGATGGAATACGTCCCTCCGACAGTATCACTCCCCGTTCACCGTTGCCGCATAGTCGGCCAGTCCCGCCCCGTCGCGCGGCTGGTCCGGTATGTTTCGTGCTGCGGCCTCGAACTCGCGCATGATCGGCTCCGGCGCTGTCTCCGGAGCGACGGTCAGATATTTCGCGACCATCCCGGTGACCTCGGGGGACGAAAAGGACGTTCCCGAGGCCTTGACCCACGGTCCGTCAAGCTCCGTGCCCATCGCCGTACCGGACGCCTGCGCGAGGCGGTTGTCCTTACCGATGGCCGCGACATCGGGGTTGTCACGGTCGGGGTTGTAGGACGAAAACTCCGCGATCGCCCCGTCCTCGGTGCAGGCCGCGATCGAGAAGGCACGCTCGGCAGTCGCCGGACTGCCCGATTTCTCGCCCGAATTTCCGGCCGATACGACGTCTCTGATGCCCTTCTCGACGAGTTCGTTGTGTGTTCGGTTGATGGCTTGCGAGCTCTCGCTCGATCCCCAGGACATGTTGACGACGTCGTACTCCTCGACGTTGGTGTGGAGCCACTCGTAGGCGCGCATGATGACGTTGTTCTTCGTCTGTCCCTCCTCGCCGAAGATCCGTAGCGCGACGAGCGACGCGTCGGGCGCGAGACGGGTGATCTGACCCAGCACAGCTGTCCCGTGTCCGACCGCGTCACCCTCGCCTGATCCCGTGACGTCGACCTGTTCGATACTCTTGCCCTCGAAGGCCGGATGCTCGGGGTCGATCCCCGAGTCCATCGCCACGACGGTCAGCCCCTCGCCGGTGGTATCGTCGTCGGGCACGTCGTGGAGTTCGCGCACGTCCTCGATCGTCGCCACCGCCGCGGGGTCCTCGCTGACGGCGGCGGGTTCGAGGTGCGGTTCGACGGTCATGTTCGGTTCGAGATCGAGCACGCGGTCGTCGTCGGCGATCGTCGATTCGTGATCGGCCTCACACTCGATGTAGGCCGCCCCGCTCGTGCCGAAATCGTACGTTTCGACGACGTTGCACTCCATTTCGCCGAGGAACCCGGCCGGCTCGCGCGTAAAGACGATGCGGTCGTTCATGCTACCATACCACGTACGTCGTGCGAGCCCTTAACAGTTCAGCCCGAATCGGGCGAAAAAATCGTCCGCTCGACGTGCGGACTGTGACTCCGACGCGCGACCTACTTCTCGACGATCCGCTCGTCGACCGCTTCGCCGAAGTGTCTGGCCGTCGATTCGTAGTAGACGCGCACCTCGTCGCCGGGTTCGAGCTCCGTCACCGCGCGCGGCCCCTCGCGGGTGGCGACCTTGATCGTCTCCGCGTTCTGGAGCAGCGTCTCGATCCGGTCGCCCGTGGGCTCGCCGCCCTCCGCGTCGTCGATGTCGCTGCCGACGACGGCCTCGATGCGGAACATCGGCCGGCGCTCGATCTTCGCCCGCCCCACGAGCGCCTCGCGCGCGTGGCCCTCGGTGTCGACGATCTGGATCTCGTCACCGCTGCCGAGTTCCGAGAGATACTTCGTCCCGCCGCCGGGCGTGCGCGCGTAGGCGTGGACGGCACCGGCGTTCACCCGGAACGGCCGCGAGGCGACGTAGGGCGACTCGGCGGTCTCGGCGTGGACGAAGAACAGTCCCCGGGACATCGAGCCGACGAGCATCCCCTCGTCGCCCTCCATCAGCGATCCCGTATCGACGCAGACCCGATCGGCCGAGCCGACCTGTTCGACGGCGGTGATCTCGGCCCACTGGAGGTCGAGCGTCTCGCGCTCGGCCGCGTCGCGGATCTCGACGGTCTCGCGGATCTCGTCGGGGTCGTCGCTGTCGAGCAACACGCCGTCGGCACCCGTCTCGAGCGTCTCGAAGGCGGTCTTGGCCTCCGCCGCGCTCTCGACGCCCGCGACGAGTTCGGTCTCGTCGCCGATGCGCGCGATGAGGTTCTCCAGAGGGATGATCGTCCAATCCTCGCCGACGACGATCGTGTGCTCGGCCGCGTCGGCGGCCTCCTCGGCGAACGCCTCGTAGTCGTCGTCGAGAATGCGGACGTAGGCCCCGTCGGCTTCGCCCCGTCGCAGTGCCGAGAGGTCGGCCGACCCCGAGAGATCGGGCGGGAGATCGACGGAACCGTCACCCTCGCCGTCCTTGCCGACGACGGTCGCGTCCGGTGCGTCGCCGGTGTCGATGACGTCGACGCCGTTGCCGTCGCCGAAGGCCGCGACCGAGACCGCGCCAAGTTCGCGCACGCGCGAGACATCGCTCTCGTCGCAGAGCACCCAGTCGACGCCGGCCTCGAGACCGGCGGTGATGCGCCGCTTGCGACTCTCCCAATCGCCGACCGAGCCGTCCGCCTTGAGCCAGACCGTCCGTGTCATGTCGTGGCGGTCGAAGCGGGCAGGCTTGAACGTGGCGAAAGCGGTCGCTGTGAGTGGAAATCACGTTCGTTGCGCAGCGGCGTCGCTCCACACAAGCGGTGTCACGAAACGGGACCAACGGGGGACGACGGCGGACCAACTCTGAACGATGCGGGTGATGCCACGCAACGGCCGCTCGTCATCCCGACGTGGGCGGAGCAGTGATCGGCTCCACGTTGACTAAACGTTTCGTTAGGTCATAAGCCTTCTGCTGGCACAATACGGGTTCGTCGTGAGGGGGCGATAGGTTACCCCGAAGTGCGATCGTGTTTCGAAGAATGCGATGATGGAACAATCGGGTGAAGACTCGCTCCGTCGCTACGCCTCGACGGCCAATCCGGCGCGATCGAGCGCTTCCTCGGTCGGGAGGTCGTCGTGGACGACGCCGGAGACCGCGCGCGCCATCGCCTCGGGATCGTCGTGCTGGAAGACGGTCCGGCCCATCGAGACGCCGGCCGCACCGGCGTCCATCGCGCCGCGGACGGCGTCGAGCGAGGCACGGTCGCCGGCCGGATCGCCGCCGGCGATGAGGACGGGCAGGCGGGTCGCGTCGGTCACTCGCTCGAAACTCTCGGCATCGCCCGAGTAGCCCGTCTTGATGAGATCGGCACCGAGCTCCTCGCCGAGTCTGGCGGCATGGGCGAGGCGTTCGGGGTCAGCTTCGTCGACGCCCGGCCCGCGTGCGTAGGTCATCGCGAGCACGGGAACGCCGAACTCGGCGGCGCGTTCGGTGACGTCCGCGAGATCCTCGATCTGGTTCGGCTCGGTCTCGCTGCCGACGTTGAGATGGAGCGAGACGGCGTCCGCGCCCGCCCGGATCGCGCTCTCGACGGTGCCCGTGCGCCGTTTGTCGTTCGTATCCGGGCCGTCGGCCGTCGAGCCGTTGAGGTGGACGATGTAGCCAGCGCCGTTGCTGTTGGGATGGACCCGCGGCGCGATGCCCTTCTGTGTGAGTATCGAATCCGCGCCGCCGCGTGTCACCGCGTCGATCGTGGATTCGATGTCCGCGAGCCCCGCGACCGCCCCGAGGGTGAGCCCGTGGTCCATCGGTACCACGAGGTAGCGGCCGTCGGTTCCGATGCGATCGAGTCGTGCGTGCGTCCCGGCGTGCATACTGACAGTCGGTGCCACGGTGGTTATGTTCGTTCCGGTCGCGGCGCGACCCCCGCCACCGCGCCCTCCTTCAGTTCGCGCGCCGTCGCTTCCAGTTCGTCGGCAGCATCGGTCCCCTCCTGGGCGATGATATCGACGAAGACGCTGCCGGCGACGACGCCCTCCGCGCCGGCGGCGACGATCTCACGAGCGTGCTCGCCGTTCGAAACACCGAAGCCGACGGCACGCGGGACGTCGGCCTCCGCAAGTCGCGCGAGCGAGTCATGAGTCTGATCGCTTACGTCCGCGCGCGCACCGGTCGTCCCGAGGCGAGCCTGGACGTAGACGAACCCCGAAACCCGCTCCAGCACTCGCTCCAAACGCTCGCCGCGCGTCGTCGGCGCGACGATGAAGACCAGATCGATATCGTGGAAATCGCAGGCCGATTTCAGCGTGTCGCTTTCCTCGACGGGGAGGTCGGGCACGATGAGTCCCGCGAGGCCCGCCTCGGCGGCAGCCTCGACAAACGGCTCGACGCCCCTCTCCTGTCCGTACTGGTAGATGAGGTTGTAGTAGGTCATGCAGACGAGGGGGACGTCGACGTCGAGACTCGCCACGAGGTCGAAAAAGCGGTCGGGCGTCATGCCGGCGTCAAGCGCGCGCTGGATCGCGTTCTGGATGGTGGGACCGTCGGCAATCGGCTCCGAGAAGGGTAGACCGAGTTCGATGACGTCCGCGCCGCCGTCGGCGAGCGCACGCACCTGTGCGGCGGTCGCGTCGGGGTCCGGGTCGCCGGCGGTGATGTAGGGCACGAGCGCCGCGTCGGTGTCCTCGAAGGCTGCACGGATCGCACTCATTCGAAGACCTCCATCGTGGGCGCGCTCTCGATGTCGCGCTTTTCGGTCTCCTCGATAACGCTTTCGAGGTCCTTGTCGCCCCGGCCCGAGACGTTGACTACGATGTGCTCGCCGGGGCTTTCGATTTCTTCGAGATACGCGAGCGCATGGGAGGTTTCGAGCGCCGGGATGATTCCCTCCAGTCGGGACAGGCGATGGAACGCGGAGAGCGCGGCGTCGTCGCCGACCGAGACCGCTCGCACACGGTCACTATCGACGAGATCGGCGAGTTCCGGGCCGACCCCCGCGTAGTCGAGGCCCGCGCTCACGCTGTGTGATTCGAGAATCTGGCCGTCCGAGTTCTGGAGGAGTTTCGTGCGCGCGCCGTGGAGGACGCCCTCCTCGCCAATCGATAGCGAGGCCGAGTTGGGTGCGAGATCCTCCTCTTCGTCGATTTTCAAACTACTGCCGCCGGCCTCGACGGCGACCAGCGAGACGGTATCGTCCTCAACGAACGCGTCGAACGCGCCCATCGTGTTCGAGCCGCCGCCGGCACATGCGAGGACGCTGTCCGGGAGAGCCCCTATTTTCTCTTCCATCTGGCGTTTCGCCTCCGTACCGATGACGGACTGGAAGCCCCGGACCATCGTCGGGAACGGGTGCGGCCCGACGACCGAGCCGATGACGTAGTGGGTGTCCTCGACCGTGGTCGCCCACTCGCGCATCGCCTCGTTGGTGGCCTCTTTGAGTGTACCGCTGCCCGTGCTCACCGGGTTGAGCTCCGCCCCGTTCAGCCGCATGCGGAAGACGTTCGGGCGCTGGCGGTTGATGTCGCGCTCGCCCATGAACACTTCACAGTCCATGTCGAGGTGGGCGGCGGCCATCGCGGTCGCCGTTCCGTGCTGGCCCGCACCGGTCTCGGCGATGATGCGCTCCTTGCCCATGTACTTCGCCAGCAGCACCTGTCCGAGCGCGTTGTTCAGTTTGTGCGCACCCCCGTGCAGGAGGTCCTCTCGCTTGAGGTAGACGTCGAACCCGTATCGCGAGCTCAGCGTCTCGGCGTGCTGGAGCGGCGTCGGTCGCCCGCCGAACTCCCGTAGTCGCGTCCGGAACTCGTCCATGAACCCGTCCTCGTTGTCGAGCACGTAGCGTCGGTAGGCGTCGTCGAGTTCCGAAATCGCGGGCATCAGCGCTTCGGGCACGTATTGGCCGCCGTACTCGCCGAATTTTCCCGATGTCTCCTCGCCCGCGTCGGTCTCGCTCATCGCTCCGCCCCCACGAGCCGCCGGGTGTTCGCCGCGACGTCGCCGTCCATGAGCGCGCTGCCGACAAGCAGCCCGTCGGACCCGGCACGGCGCATCCGCGCGGCGTCTTCCTCGCTGGCGATACCGCTCTCGGCGACGAGCGTCACGTCCGCGGGTGCGTGGGGCGCGAGCTCCTCGAAGGTCGAGAGACTTACCTCCAAACGGGCGAGATCGCGGTTGTTGATGCCCACGATCTCCGCCCCGGCCGCGAGCGCGTCGTCGAGCTCCCCTCGGGTGTGGACCTCGACGAGCGGCTGGAACCCGCGCTCGCGCGCTGCTGTGACGAGTCCCGAGAGATCGTCGACGAACCGTGCGATCAGGAGCACGGCGTCGGCCTCGACGATGTCCAATTGATCTTCACGACGGATGAAGTCTTTTCGGAGAACGGGCACCGAGACACGCTCGCGCACCCGTCGGAGAGCGTCGGGCGACCCGCCGAAATGGTCGGGTTCGGTGAGGACAGAGAGTGCCGCCGCACCGCCGTCGACCAGCGCCTCGGCGAGTTCGACCGGATCGTCGTCGCGCCGGCCGTCGGTCGTCGGGCTCGTGGGCTTGACCTCGCCGATGATCGGCACTCGACCGTCCTCCTCGGCCGCTGCGAGCGCCGCCGGCAGCGATCGTGCAGCGACCGACAACCGCCGGTCACCACCGCCGCGCTCGTCGGCGGCGGCCAATATCGACTCGATCGCGGGAGCGACCCCCTCGCTGGCGTTCATTGTTGTACATCAAGGCACTGTTTTGTACATAAGGCTTGCGTCACGCACCGCTCGCGGACAGAATGTTGAAGGTCGACACGGGGCTATATTTGGTATGAGCGAGGCAGCCGGCATCTACGCGCGCGAATCCGACTACCTCGACCGCTGCGTGCAGATCGGCATCGCCGGCGATCGCGTGCTCTCGGTGAGTTTTCCGGCGAGCCTCGCGGCCGATGCCGACCCCGACCACCCGCTGCTCGACAGACTGTTCGAGTATCTGGCTGGTGCACCCGACGAGTTCGACGACATCGAGCTCGCACTCACCGTTCCGACCGACCAGCGCGCGGTGCTCGACGCCGTCCGAGAACTCGCCTACGGCGACCAGACCACTGTCGAACAGCTCGCACGGCGCATCCCCACGCTCGACGCGGACGACGACCGCGACCGCGTCCGCACCGCCCTCGACGAGAACCCCATCCCGATCCTCATTCCCGACCACCGCGTGCGCGACGGCCCGAGCGCCGTCCCGCCGAAGGTCGAGCAGAAGCTCCGCTCGCTCGAAGGGCTCTAAAACCCACTTTTTTACTGCGGAGGGTCGCCGGAGGCGACCCTCACTTGCAAAAACCTGGACTAAAAACACCCGCTCGCAAACCACGCGAGCGGTGAACCGCGCTCACTCCGTTCGCACGGACACGACATTTTTCGCACCACTTCTGCAACCGCACGGCGCAGCACTGCAGAAGCCCTCGCATCTCTCCGGAAGAGCTTCACCCTTCATCCACCAGGACCACAAACCGCACCACCACAACCGCAACGGGCTGCCGCAGCAGCCGAGAGAAAATGCGAGTTCAGTCGCCGGCGTACGTCGCGCCGACAGCTTCGAGATCGGATCCATCGACCGACGAGCGGAACCCGGCCATCCCGTCGTCGCGCTCGATGTCGTAGTCGCGGGCGTGGAGATCGGCGACGCGGTCGAGTTCCTCGTCCGAGAGCGCGGGCGTGTCGGGTGCGGCGGCCCACTCGTCGACGTCGTCGGTCATCCGGAAGGTCGGCGTGACCGAGGCGACCTCGTCGTGGGCGAGCAGCCACTGGATAGAAGCCTGTCCCATCGTCCGCTCGCCGTCGCGTTCGAGGAAGCGCAGTTTCTCGACTTTCTCCCAACCGGTGTCGTACCATTCGTCGGGTCGGAACCCACGGTGGTCGCCCTCGCCGAGTTCAGTCTCAGGTCTGACCTGCTCGTTCAAGAGTCCGGACGAGTGCGGGACGCGCGCGAGGATGCTCGTCGACGCGTCGAGATCGTCGATGGTCTCCATGAAATGAGTCCCTGGGGTCTGCTCGAAGACGTTGAACACCACTTGAACGGCGTCGAACTCGTTGGCGATCGCCGCGTCGCCCTCGGCGAGCCAGCCGATCGAGGGGCCGAGCGCCCAACCGACCGCGTCGACTTTCCCCGACTCGCGCAGTTCGTCGATGGCCTCCAGAACGTCCTCGTCCACCTCGTCGACGTCCGCGTTGTGGAGGTGAAGCAGATCGAGGCGGTCCATGTCGAGCCTGTCGAGGCTCTTGTCGACCGCCTCGTGAATGTACTCCGGCGTCATCTCTTTCGGGATCTCGCCATGGCCGGCCTGTGGATTGTTGTAGAAATCGTAGCCCACCTTGCTGGCGATGGTGATTTCGTCGCGGTGCTCGGCGAGCGCCTCGCCGATGAGTTCCTCGCTGCGCCCGTGGCCGTAGACGTCGCCCGTGTCGAAGAAGGTGACACCCTGATCGAGCGCGTGACGGACCAGATCGATGCTCTCCTGCTCGCCGCGGTCGCCCCACCAATCGGTGCCGACGACCCACGCGCCGAAGCCGATCGTCGATACCTTGACCCCCGAATCACCGAGTTCGCGGTGCTCCATGTGTCCACGTTCGGTTCGGCCACACTTAGCGAATGTGGTCGGCGGCTGCCGCGGTGACGGTGGCGGTTCCTGGTGGATGAAGGGCGAGGCGCGCGGAGCGCGCCGAGGGCTTCGGCGGTGCTGTGGTGGTCGTGGTTACGGAAGCGGGCGGGAGTGTCAGCATCCGCGCGAACGAATGTGAGTACGGTTCACCGCGAGTGAGCGAAGCGAACGAGCGGATGTTTTTCATGAACGTTTTTGCGAGGGGTTGAGCGCGGGAGCGAAGCGAGCGCGCGAACCCCCGAAGTAAAAAGGTTCGTGCTATTCGGGCTTCAGTCCCTCTTCCTCGACGCGCATCACGGCTTCGCCGTCAGCGAGGTTCGGGGCATCCACGAGACGGACGATGCGTTTCGTGCCCTTGGATTTGCGGAGATACATCCGGAAGGTCGACTTGTGGCCGAGGATGTTGCCGCCAATCGGCTGGGTCGGATCGCCGAAGTAGGAGTCAGGGTTCGAGGCGACCTGATTGGTGACGACCGTGGCGGCGTTGAAGAGGTTGCCGACCTTGTCGATGTCGTGGAGATGTTTGTTGAGTTTCTGCTGGCGCTGGGCGAGCTCGCCACGACCGACGTACTCGGCACGGAAGTGGGCAGTGAGGGAGTCGATACAGACCAGTCGGACGGGCCACTCGGAGTCCTCGTGTTCGCTCGCGATGTCCTGGGCCTTCTGCGCGAGGAGGATCTGGTGGTTCGAGTTGAACGCCTTGGCGACGTGGATGTTGTCCAGGATCGCGTCGATGAGTTCGTCCATCGCCTCGTCGCTTTCGGGACTGCCCTCGATCTCGCGCTGGTCCATCGCGGCGGCGAGCGCGTCGTCGGGGAGCCCGCGCACCATCTGGTCGATCCGTTCCGGTCTGAAGGTATCCTCACTGTCGATGAAGATGGCGCTGCCC belongs to Halococcus qingdaonensis and includes:
- a CDS encoding cell division protein SepF; the encoded protein is MGLMDDILGGGSSRQRQAGGEYVPLDIDDVEGGVEEASTQVHIARIEGQRDVIDIKNAIYDGDIVIADITRHTATDRTMERITQDLQEITREVGGDIVQKADDQLIITPASVGISRTKLGE
- the rimI gene encoding ribosomal protein S18-alanine N-acetyltransferase — its product is MTPSRTDRVTTVEPTRTREAVRADLLAVFRIEKASFAQPWPYRAFERFLGIPGFLVVDVDDGGETGAIAGYVVADSERQRGRPVGHLKDIAVDPSYRGRGIGATLLERALDAMYRQQVGRVKLEVRESNEPALALYRQYGFVHRSTATGYYADGEDALVLVREFD
- a CDS encoding S8 family peptidase, whose protein sequence is MNDRIVFTREPAGFLGEMECNVVETYDFGTSGAAYIECEADHESTIADDDRVLDLEPNMTVEPHLEPAAVSEDPAAVATIEDVRELHDVPDDDTTGEGLTVVAMDSGIDPEHPAFEGKSIEQVDVTGSGEGDAVGHGTAVLGQITRLAPDASLVALRIFGEEGQTKNNVIMRAYEWLHTNVEEYDVVNMSWGSSESSQAINRTHNELVEKGIRDVVSAGNSGEKSGSPATAERAFSIAACTEDGAIAEFSSYNPDRDNPDVAAIGKDNRLAQASGTAMGTELDGPWVKASGTSFSSPEVTGMVAKYLTVAPETAPEPIMREFEAAARNIPDQPRDGAGLADYAATVNGE
- a CDS encoding 3-dehydroquinate synthase II — translated: MTRTVWLKADGSVGDWESRKRRITAGLEAGVDWVLCDESDVSRVRELGAVSVAAFGDGNGVDVIDTGDAPDATVVGKDGEGDGSVDLPPDLSGSADLSALRRGEADGAYVRILDDDYEAFAEEAADAAEHTIVVGEDWTIIPLENLIARIGDETELVAGVESAAEAKTAFETLETGADGVLLDSDDPDEIRETVEIRDAAERETLDLQWAEITAVEQVGSADRVCVDTGSLMEGDEGMLVGSMSRGLFFVHAETAESPYVASRPFRVNAGAVHAYARTPGGGTKYLSELGSGDEIQIVDTEGHAREALVGRAKIERRPMFRIEAVVGSDIDDAEGGEPTGDRIETLLQNAETIKVATREGPRAVTELEPGDEVRVYYESTARHFGEAVDERIVEK
- a CDS encoding 2-amino-3,7-dideoxy-D-threo-hept-6-ulosonate synthase, whose protein sequence is MHAGTHARLDRIGTDGRYLVVPMDHGLTLGAVAGLADIESTIDAVTRGGADSILTQKGIAPRVHPNSNGAGYIVHLNGSTADGPDTNDKRRTGTVESAIRAGADAVSLHLNVGSETEPNQIEDLADVTERAAEFGVPVLAMTYARGPGVDEADPERLAHAARLGEELGADLIKTGYSGDAESFERVTDATRLPVLIAGGDPAGDRASLDAVRGAMDAGAAGVSMGRTVFQHDDPEAMARAVSGVVHDDLPTEEALDRAGLAVEA
- the trpA gene encoding tryptophan synthase subunit alpha, producing MSAIRAAFEDTDAALVPYITAGDPDPDATAAQVRALADGGADVIELGLPFSEPIADGPTIQNAIQRALDAGMTPDRFFDLVASLDVDVPLVCMTYYNLIYQYGQERGVEPFVEAAAEAGLAGLIVPDLPVEESDTLKSACDFHDIDLVFIVAPTTRGERLERVLERVSGFVYVQARLGTTGARADVSDQTHDSLARLAEADVPRAVGFGVSNGEHAREIVAAGAEGVVAGSVFVDIIAQEGTDAADELEATARELKEGAVAGVAPRPERT
- the trpB gene encoding tryptophan synthase subunit beta codes for the protein MSETDAGEETSGKFGEYGGQYVPEALMPAISELDDAYRRYVLDNEDGFMDEFRTRLREFGGRPTPLQHAETLSSRYGFDVYLKREDLLHGGAHKLNNALGQVLLAKYMGKERIIAETGAGQHGTATAMAAAHLDMDCEVFMGERDINRQRPNVFRMRLNGAELNPVSTGSGTLKEATNEAMREWATTVEDTHYVIGSVVGPHPFPTMVRGFQSVIGTEAKRQMEEKIGALPDSVLACAGGGSNTMGAFDAFVEDDTVSLVAVEAGGSSLKIDEEEDLAPNSASLSIGEEGVLHGARTKLLQNSDGQILESHSVSAGLDYAGVGPELADLVDSDRVRAVSVGDDAALSAFHRLSRLEGIIPALETSHALAYLEEIESPGEHIVVNVSGRGDKDLESVIEETEKRDIESAPTMEVFE
- the trpC gene encoding indole-3-glycerol phosphate synthase, with translation MNASEGVAPAIESILAAADERGGGDRRLSVAARSLPAALAAAEEDGRVPIIGEVKPTSPTTDGRRDDDPVELAEALVDGGAAALSVLTEPDHFGGSPDALRRVRERVSVPVLRKDFIRREDQLDIVEADAVLLIARFVDDLSGLVTAARERGFQPLVEVHTRGELDDALAAGAEIVGINNRDLARLEVSLSTFEELAPHAPADVTLVAESGIASEEDAARMRRAGSDGLLVGSALMDGDVAANTRRLVGAER
- a CDS encoding MGMT family protein, which encodes MSEAAGIYARESDYLDRCVQIGIAGDRVLSVSFPASLAADADPDHPLLDRLFEYLAGAPDEFDDIELALTVPTDQRAVLDAVRELAYGDQTTVEQLARRIPTLDADDDRDRVRTALDENPIPILIPDHRVRDGPSAVPPKVEQKLRSLEGL
- a CDS encoding aldo/keto reductase, which gives rise to MEHRELGDSGVKVSTIGFGAWVVGTDWWGDRGEQESIDLVRHALDQGVTFFDTGDVYGHGRSEELIGEALAEHRDEITIASKVGYDFYNNPQAGHGEIPKEMTPEYIHEAVDKSLDRLDMDRLDLLHLHNADVDEVDEDVLEAIDELRESGKVDAVGWALGPSIGWLAEGDAAIANEFDAVQVVFNVFEQTPGTHFMETIDDLDASTSILARVPHSSGLLNEQVRPETELGEGDHRGFRPDEWYDTGWEKVEKLRFLERDGERTMGQASIQWLLAHDEVASVTPTFRMTDDVDEWAAAPDTPALSDEELDRVADLHARDYDIERDDGMAGFRSSVDGSDLEAVGATYAGD
- the radA gene encoding DNA repair and recombination protein RadA; this encodes MAATEDLESLPGVGPATADKLTESGFDSYQGIAVASPGELSNTADIGESTAADIINAARDAADIGGFETGANVLERRNEIGKLSWQVDEVDDLLGGGVETQSITEVYGEFGAGKSQVTHQLSVNVQLPQEYGGLEGSAIFIDSEDTFRPERIDQMVRGLPDDALAAAMDQREIEGSPESDEAMDELIDAILDNIHVAKAFNSNHQILLAQKAQDIASEHEDSEWPVRLVCIDSLTAHFRAEYVGRGELAQRQQKLNKHLHDIDKVGNLFNAATVVTNQVASNPDSYFGDPTQPIGGNILGHKSTFRMYLRKSKGTKRIVRLVDAPNLADGEAVMRVEEEGLKPE